One Bosea sp. 685 DNA segment encodes these proteins:
- a CDS encoding ComEA family DNA-binding protein, with translation MTISRFLIPLAALALTAGQGFAQTATQPATPAKPTAPVTAPAAPAVQPAKPIATQPAQAKKININTATAAELDTLKGIGEARSKKIIEERAKTKFKDFADLVKRNVLPSNVEADIKDKITF, from the coding sequence ATGACGATCTCCCGTTTCCTGATCCCCCTCGCCGCGCTCGCTTTGACCGCCGGCCAGGGCTTCGCACAGACGGCGACGCAGCCCGCGACGCCTGCAAAGCCGACCGCTCCGGTCACCGCTCCAGCGGCTCCAGCAGTTCAGCCCGCCAAGCCGATAGCGACGCAGCCCGCCCAGGCCAAGAAGATCAACATCAACACGGCGACCGCCGCCGAACTCGACACGCTGAAGGGTATCGGCGAGGCCCGTTCCAAGAAGATCATCGAGGAGCGCGCCAAGACGAAGTTCAAGGACTTCGCCGATCTGGTGAAGCGCAACGTGCTGCCCTCCAATGTCGAAGCCGACATCAAGGACAAGATCACCTTCTGA